The DNA region CGGTGTCGCTGTGGATGCCCACGGTGAGGCTGACGACGTCGGCCGACCGAGGGTCGTGGGGGCCTGCGGCAATCGTCCAGGCCCAAGGGATGACGAGCCCGGTCGAGTTCAGGTCGCGAATCGCGCTGACCAGATCGATGCCGGGTGCGATGTGGTCGATGTGCACCGATGATCGGGTGAGGATGTCCGGGATCATTGGACTGCCTTGCCGTGGTAGATGCGGGCGAACGGGTTGCCTTGCGCGTCGGTGCCGAGAACCGTGAGCGAGTTGCCCTTCAGGAGAAGCTCGGCCAAGAATGTCTCACATCCCTCGAAGGCCCCTGGCTCCGAACCACAAGGCGCGTGGTTGAGGATCACCCGGCCGTGGCGGCCCTTCGAGGTGACCACCATGAAGGCCGCCTTCATCTCGACATGATTGGCGTAGCGCTTCGCACGCCGAGACAGCCCGATCGCGTCGATCCGATCGATGACGTCGCGGTGCCACACATCGTCGCGGGTCGGCCGCATCTCGCCGAACATCCGCCCGTCTATCTCGATGATCCCGATGGTCGGCGAGTTTCCCGCGCCCCGGATGACGCGCGGTGGCAGGTCATCGGAGTAAGGAAGCGAGTCTTCGGGATAGCGGTCGCCATGGCGATTGCTGACTCCCGCCACGGGCGGTGGCACGTTCGGATGCTGTCGAGTCCGGACAACACCGCTTGCACCAGGATCGCGATCACCATGTGTCCCGCAGGACGGTTCGTCCTGGGCAAGGCCGCCGAGGTAGCGGCTGATGGCCTGGTGTGCGTCGCCCACCACCTCATAGGAGACGACAATCTCGTCTTTGGTCTGTTCGAGCACCACCACCGCATGCGAAACGTTGCGATCATCCGTTCCGCCCACTGCGGTGCCTAACGCCTGTGCTGCCTCGCCGAGGGAAGCGACCGCTGCGTGAATCGTGTGTTGCGCCTGGTCCAGCATCGACAGCACGACGCGCATGTGCGCGGCCCATTGGTCGACAGACACGCGGACAAGCGTAAGTGCCAGATCAACCGCTATGGCGAGTCGGACGGCCCGACTACTTCGCCAGTTCGGTAGACCGAGCCGCCCACTGGTCCAGCAGCGTCGCCGCCGCTCCAGAGTCCAGCGCGTGGGTCGCCTGGCCGATGGCGGCTTCGAGGTCGGCGTGGACGTCGCCCGACAGGCCTCGGAAAGCCGCGATGGCGCCCGCCGCGTTGAGGACGACGGCCTCTCGGACCGGGCCCATCTTGCCCGCGACCAGGTCACGCACGACCTGGGCGTTGAAGTCCTTGTCGCCGCCGCGCAGGTCAGCCGGGGTGGCGGGGGAGATGCCGAGGCGGGACGGGTCGATCTGGTCCACCCGGACCTTGCCGTCGGCGACCACCCAGGCCGCCGTCGTGGTCGTGGTGGTGATCTCGTCGAGGTTGTCGTCGCCCCGCACCACCAGGACGCTCGCGCCGCGGCTTGCGAAGACCTCGGCGACGATCGGGGCCATTCGGGCGTTGGCGACCCCTACCAGGCCCGCGGTCGGCTGGGCCGGGTTCGTCAGGGGGCCGAGCACGTTGAACGCGGTCGGCACCCCTAGTTCCCGGCGGGTGGGACCGGCGTAGCGCAGGGCGGGGTGGAAGGCCGGGGCGAAGCAGAAGCCGAT from Alloactinosynnema sp. L-07 includes:
- the trpD gene encoding anthranilate phosphoribosyltransferase, with protein sequence MADRTWPRLLNQLIDRRDLTAEDTTWAMDQIMSGSATPSQIAGFAIALRAKGETAAEVEGMAAGMLSHAKRVHVDGHAVDVVGTGGDQADTVNISTMSALVTAAAGVPVVKHGNRSASSQCGTADVLEALGVAIELSPDAVATCVREVGIGFCFAPAFHPALRYAGPTRRELGVPTAFNVLGPLTNPAQPTAGLVGVANARMAPIVAEVFASRGASVLVVRGDDNLDEITTTTTTAAWVVADGKVRVDQIDPSRLGISPATPADLRGGDKDFNAQVVRDLVAGKMGPVREAVVLNAAGAIAAFRGLSGDVHADLEAAIGQATHALDSGAAATLLDQWAARSTELAK
- a CDS encoding DddA-like double-stranded DNA deaminase toxin encodes the protein MSVDQWAAHMRVVLSMLDQAQHTIHAAVASLGEAAQALGTAVGGTDDRNVSHAVVVLEQTKDEIVVSYEVVGDAHQAISRYLGGLAQDEPSCGTHGDRDPGASGVVRTRQHPNVPPPVAGVSNRHGDRYPEDSLPYSDDLPPRVIRGAGNSPTIGIIEIDGRMFGEMRPTRDDVWHRDVIDRIDAIGLSRRAKRYANHVEMKAAFMVVTSKGRHGRVILNHAPCGSEPGAFEGCETFLAELLLKGNSLTVLGTDAQGNPFARIYHGKAVQ